From the genome of Lentilactobacillus buchneri, one region includes:
- the hslU gene encoding ATP-dependent protease ATPase subunit HslU, with the protein MTESTQTPKEIVSVLDQYIVGQNEAKKAVAVALRNRYRRMQLSKDMQDEISPKNLLMIGPTGVGKTEIARRLAKIVNAPFVKVEATKFTEVGYVGGDVESMVRDLVENAIQLERADQYKQVHVEAEKQANNRLVKLLAPAKKKENRQNEMQNLMNMFTQMQNGQMPSENQDDQEEVTDDIREKRMSIAEKLKAGLLENDQVEIEMDDPSQQPAGQSTMMNQMGIDLNDTLAGLMPKKKIKRTVPVSEAREILTRQASEELINKADLYHNAIVRAENTGIIFIDEIDKIAPGKSQNSGEVSREGVQRDILPIVEGSQVNTKYGTVNTDHMLFIGSGAFAENKPSDLIPELQGRFPIRVELNDLTKEDFVRILTEPTNSLTKQYIALIGTDNIKVTFTIEAINRIAEIATDVNHNTDNIGARRLHTILEKLLEDILYEGPDMQMGDITITEKYVDDKVGKLAQNKDLSRYIL; encoded by the coding sequence TTGACTGAGTCTACTCAAACACCAAAAGAAATTGTTTCCGTGCTTGACCAATATATTGTTGGCCAAAACGAGGCCAAAAAAGCGGTTGCTGTGGCCTTGCGGAACCGATACCGCAGAATGCAGCTGTCAAAAGACATGCAGGATGAAATTTCACCAAAAAACCTTTTGATGATCGGACCGACCGGAGTTGGGAAAACTGAAATTGCCCGCCGTTTGGCTAAAATAGTTAACGCACCGTTTGTGAAGGTTGAGGCTACCAAATTTACCGAAGTCGGTTACGTGGGTGGCGATGTTGAATCAATGGTTCGTGACCTGGTCGAAAATGCCATCCAATTGGAACGGGCTGATCAGTACAAACAGGTCCATGTCGAGGCAGAAAAGCAGGCCAACAATCGCTTGGTCAAACTTTTGGCACCGGCAAAGAAAAAAGAGAACCGCCAAAATGAGATGCAGAACCTGATGAATATGTTTACTCAGATGCAAAATGGCCAGATGCCGTCTGAAAATCAGGACGATCAAGAAGAAGTAACTGATGATATCCGTGAAAAACGGATGTCGATCGCAGAAAAACTCAAGGCCGGTTTGCTGGAAAACGACCAGGTTGAAATTGAAATGGATGATCCATCCCAACAACCCGCTGGTCAAAGCACGATGATGAACCAAATGGGGATCGATTTGAATGATACCTTAGCCGGACTGATGCCCAAAAAGAAAATCAAGCGCACCGTCCCTGTAAGCGAAGCGCGTGAAATTCTAACCCGCCAGGCTTCTGAGGAATTGATCAACAAGGCCGATCTTTACCATAATGCGATCGTTCGCGCCGAAAATACCGGAATCATCTTTATTGATGAAATTGATAAGATTGCTCCGGGAAAGTCTCAAAACAGTGGCGAAGTTTCCCGTGAAGGGGTTCAACGCGACATTTTGCCAATCGTTGAAGGCTCTCAGGTGAATACCAAATATGGGACCGTCAACACGGATCACATGCTCTTCATTGGTTCGGGTGCCTTTGCCGAAAACAAGCCCTCTGATTTAATTCCAGAACTCCAAGGACGTTTCCCAATCAGAGTTGAGTTAAATGATTTAACCAAAGAAGACTTTGTCCGCATTTTGACAGAACCAACCAACTCATTGACCAAACAATACATTGCGTTGATCGGGACTGATAATATCAAAGTAACCTTCACCATTGAGGCGATTAATCGAATTGCCGAGATTGCTACTGACGTCAACCACAATACTGATAATATCGGTGCCCGTCGTCTGCACACGATTCTTGAGAAACTGCTTGAAGATATCCTTTACGAAGGACCGGATATGCAGATGGGCGATATTACGATCACTGAAAAATACGTCGATGATAAAGTTGGCAAACTGGCTCAAAATAAAGATCTTTCACGTTACATTCTGTAA
- a CDS encoding KH domain-containing protein, whose protein sequence is MTSIDGLINKIISPLVDYPKDIEISHNESDRFMEYHLKLNEEDIGRIIGKHGHVIQTIRTIVYSVPVEGQKKARLIVDDGKQ, encoded by the coding sequence ATGACAAGTATTGATGGTTTAATTAATAAGATTATCTCACCGTTGGTAGACTATCCTAAGGATATCGAGATTTCGCATAATGAATCCGATCGATTTATGGAATATCATCTGAAGTTGAACGAAGAAGATATTGGCAGAATCATTGGAAAGCATGGCCATGTGATTCAGACCATCCGGACCATTGTTTACAGTGTTCCGGTTGAGGGTCAAAAGAAAGCTCGTCTGATTGTCGACGATGGGAAACAATAG
- the ffh gene encoding signal recognition particle protein, with the protein MAFEGLTERLQNAMKTLRGKGKVSQSDLRATMREIRLALLEADVNFQVVRDFVKTVEERANGAKVLEGLNPSQQIVKIVDEELTKTMGEEAVPLNKAEKIPTIIMMSGLQGAGKTTTAGKLALKLKNEQNARPLLIADDIYRPAAIDQLQTVGQQIDVPVFSLGTDVDPVEIAKRGVEQAKQDHNDYVIIDTAGRLQIDEKLMDELSHIKDAVEPNEILLVIDAMTGQNAVATAEGFNKTLDVTGVVLTKLDGDTRGGAALSIRAVTQKPIKFVGQGEKMSDLDVFYPDRMASRILGMGDMLSLIEKTQKEYDEKQAQELSEKIQENTFDFNDFVDQLNQIQKMGPLDEIMKMIPGMANNPQLKNANMDPKDMDHLKAIVYSMTDQERTDPDVLNPSRRRRIARGSGRPIQEVNRMIKQFGQMKTMMNKVSKGNMSGMENMMNSTGMGGKMSKLAMKQFSRKMKKNKKRRLKKKNKKRR; encoded by the coding sequence TTGGCTTTTGAAGGATTAACCGAGCGTTTACAAAACGCCATGAAAACTTTACGTGGCAAAGGAAAAGTTTCCCAGTCCGATCTGCGGGCAACCATGCGGGAAATCAGACTGGCTTTACTGGAAGCCGATGTTAATTTCCAAGTCGTCCGTGACTTTGTCAAAACCGTTGAGGAGCGTGCCAACGGTGCCAAGGTGTTGGAAGGGCTAAATCCCTCGCAACAAATTGTCAAAATTGTTGACGAAGAGTTAACTAAAACGATGGGGGAAGAAGCTGTTCCCCTGAATAAAGCAGAAAAAATCCCCACCATTATCATGATGTCTGGTCTCCAAGGTGCCGGTAAAACCACAACTGCCGGGAAGTTGGCTTTAAAATTAAAGAATGAGCAGAACGCCCGACCGTTATTAATTGCCGATGATATCTACCGGCCGGCTGCCATTGATCAGCTGCAGACGGTTGGTCAGCAAATCGACGTCCCCGTGTTTTCACTGGGAACGGATGTTGACCCGGTCGAAATCGCCAAACGGGGTGTCGAACAGGCCAAGCAAGACCATAATGACTACGTGATCATTGATACGGCCGGTCGTCTGCAAATCGACGAAAAGTTGATGGACGAATTAAGTCATATCAAGGATGCCGTTGAACCCAACGAAATTCTGTTGGTCATTGATGCCATGACTGGTCAAAACGCCGTGGCGACCGCCGAAGGATTTAATAAGACCTTGGACGTAACCGGAGTTGTCTTAACCAAGTTGGATGGTGACACCCGTGGTGGTGCCGCACTTTCAATTCGGGCCGTCACTCAAAAGCCAATCAAATTCGTTGGTCAGGGTGAGAAAATGTCTGATTTGGACGTCTTCTATCCTGATCGAATGGCTTCGCGAATTCTTGGAATGGGTGATATGCTTTCACTCATTGAGAAGACTCAAAAAGAGTATGATGAAAAGCAGGCTCAGGAATTATCTGAGAAAATCCAAGAGAATACCTTTGATTTCAACGATTTTGTTGACCAGTTAAATCAAATTCAAAAGATGGGACCCTTGGATGAAATCATGAAAATGATTCCGGGGATGGCTAATAATCCCCAATTAAAAAACGCCAACATGGACCCTAAAGACATGGACCACCTGAAGGCGATTGTCTATTCAATGACCGATCAAGAACGGACTGACCCTGATGTATTAAACCCATCAAGGCGCCGACGAATTGCCCGCGGTTCCGGTCGACCAATCCAAGAAGTCAATCGAATGATTAAACAATTTGGCCAAATGAAAACCATGATGAACAAGGTTTCCAAAGGCAACATGTCCGGCATGGAAAATATGATGAACAGTACCGGCATGGGCGGTAAAATGTCCAAACTGGCAATGAAACAGTTCAGTCGTAAAATGAAAAAGAATAAGAAACGCCGTTTGAAGAAAAAGAATAAGAAGCGCCGTTAA
- the plsY gene encoding glycerol-3-phosphate 1-O-acyltransferase PlsY — MNSNIEQIIMLLVLAYLLGSIPSGVWIGKIFFHIDIRRHGSGNIGTTNTYRVLGPIAGAIVMALDISKGAVATLLPTFFHITAISPLIFGFMAILGHTFSIFDKFKGGKAVATSAGMLLAYKPAFFFLAAGIWILVILLTSMVSLASMIGFTLTTIAIFFTHDILLSVMAVILTFFIFYRHRANISRIKNGTESMVPFGLGNRLRKRKDPNE; from the coding sequence ATGAATTCTAATATTGAACAAATTATAATGCTGTTAGTGCTAGCTTATTTGCTGGGATCAATTCCCAGCGGTGTCTGGATTGGTAAAATTTTCTTTCACATTGATATTCGCCGACACGGTTCCGGCAATATCGGGACTACCAATACCTACCGGGTTTTAGGGCCGATTGCCGGCGCGATTGTCATGGCGCTGGATATTTCTAAAGGAGCGGTAGCGACATTACTGCCGACATTTTTTCATATCACCGCGATCAGTCCGTTGATCTTTGGATTCATGGCGATTTTGGGGCACACCTTTTCAATCTTTGATAAATTCAAAGGCGGCAAGGCGGTGGCAACCAGTGCAGGGATGCTGCTGGCATACAAGCCGGCTTTCTTCTTTTTGGCAGCCGGGATTTGGATTCTGGTGATTTTGTTAACCAGCATGGTCAGTCTTGCCAGCATGATCGGTTTTACCTTAACGACCATCGCAATTTTCTTTACCCACGACATTTTATTGAGTGTCATGGCGGTGATCCTGACCTTTTTCATTTTTTACCGGCATCGGGCCAATATCAGCCGAATTAAAAATGGCACCGAAAGTATGGTGCCATTTGGCCTTGGCAATCGGCTGCGAAAACGTAAAGATCCGAATGAATAA
- the rplS gene encoding 50S ribosomal protein L19 — protein sequence MRQNQLIDKINEKQLRNDIPDFRAGDSVRVYVKVVEGTRERIQLFEGVVIKRKGSGIQATYTVRKVSNGVGVERIFPLHSPRVDKIEVVRQGHVRRAKLYYLRDLQGKAARIRASLRSRG from the coding sequence ATGCGACAAAATCAATTGATTGACAAGATCAACGAGAAGCAACTACGTAATGACATTCCTGATTTCCGTGCCGGAGATTCTGTAAGAGTTTACGTTAAGGTTGTTGAAGGTACCAGAGAACGTATTCAGTTGTTCGAAGGTGTTGTTATCAAACGCAAGGGTTCAGGCATTCAAGCCACTTATACCGTTCGTAAAGTAAGTAACGGTGTTGGGGTTGAACGAATTTTCCCACTTCATTCACCACGAGTTGATAAAATCGAAGTAGTAAGACAAGGTCACGTTCGTCGTGCCAAGCTTTACTACCTGCGTGACTTACAAGGTAAGGCTGCTCGTATTCGAGCTTCCCTTCGTTCACGTGGATAA
- the trmD gene encoding tRNA (guanosine(37)-N1)-methyltransferase TrmD, whose product MRIDVLSLFPEMFSVPMHDSIIGKAIENHIIDLDVTNFREFTTDKHRHVDDYPFGGGAGMLLQAQPILDAYDHTKQTAEAAGYPKGKVILMDPAGKPFKQHDAEELSHDDHLTFICGHYEGYDERIRSIVTDEYSLGDFVLTGGELPAMVMIDAITRLIPGVLGNHQSSVEESFSTGLLEEPQYTRPAEFRGMKVPEVLMNGDHKKIALWNQKEALRRTYLRRPDLIDHHNLTSTQKKLLADVRIEEEEKQTAEDTDKKNTFTDDE is encoded by the coding sequence ATGAGAATCGACGTACTGAGTTTATTTCCAGAAATGTTTTCAGTCCCGATGCACGATTCGATTATTGGAAAAGCAATTGAAAATCACATTATTGATTTAGATGTCACCAATTTTCGTGAATTTACCACCGACAAGCACCGTCACGTGGATGATTATCCCTTTGGCGGTGGTGCGGGAATGCTGCTGCAGGCGCAACCCATTTTGGATGCGTACGACCACACCAAACAAACTGCTGAAGCTGCCGGCTATCCTAAGGGCAAAGTGATTCTCATGGATCCGGCCGGAAAGCCATTCAAACAGCATGATGCTGAAGAGTTGTCACATGATGACCATTTAACCTTTATCTGCGGTCATTATGAAGGGTATGATGAACGCATTCGTTCCATCGTGACCGATGAGTATTCATTGGGGGACTTTGTCCTGACTGGCGGGGAATTGCCTGCGATGGTCATGATCGACGCTATTACCCGGCTAATTCCCGGTGTTTTGGGCAATCATCAATCCAGCGTTGAGGAATCCTTTTCAACGGGTCTCTTGGAAGAGCCCCAGTATACCCGGCCGGCAGAGTTCCGGGGAATGAAGGTCCCTGAAGTTCTCATGAACGGCGACCATAAAAAAATCGCCTTATGGAATCAAAAGGAGGCATTGAGACGAACTTACCTCCGGCGACCCGATCTGATCGACCATCACAATTTAACCAGCACCCAAAAGAAATTGTTGGCTGACGTCCGGATTGAGGAAGAAGAAAAGCAAACCGCAGAAGATACTGACAAGAAAAATACCTTTACAGACGATGAATAA
- the rimM gene encoding ribosome maturation factor RimM (Essential for efficient processing of 16S rRNA) gives MNYYNIGKIVNTQGLKGEVRVISITDFPEKRFKVGNTVFAKLPNKHEQVALTIDGVRKHKGFILLHFKNHPSINDVEYLKPSELKIDEESLSSDDLKPGEYYYHQIIGLDVVDPNGNPIGQVKEILSPGANDVWVVERDQQKDLLLPKIDSVITNVDLDAGKITADVPEGLDE, from the coding sequence ATGAATTATTATAATATTGGCAAAATTGTCAATACCCAAGGCTTGAAAGGCGAAGTCAGAGTGATTTCGATTACTGATTTTCCAGAAAAACGGTTCAAAGTCGGCAACACGGTTTTTGCCAAATTGCCTAACAAGCACGAACAAGTGGCGCTGACAATTGACGGTGTCCGCAAGCACAAAGGATTTATCCTATTGCACTTCAAGAATCATCCCTCGATCAATGACGTTGAGTACTTAAAGCCATCAGAACTTAAAATTGATGAGGAAAGCCTCTCAAGTGATGATCTTAAGCCTGGTGAGTATTACTACCACCAAATCATCGGCCTGGACGTTGTTGATCCAAATGGTAACCCAATTGGCCAAGTGAAGGAGATCCTCTCACCCGGCGCCAATGATGTTTGGGTGGTTGAACGCGATCAGCAAAAAGATTTACTGCTGCCAAAGATCGATTCTGTCATTACGAATGTTGACCTTGATGCCGGTAAGATAACCGCAGATGTTCCGGAGGGCTTGGACGAATGA
- a CDS encoding aldose 1-epimerase family protein codes for MITLKNQYLTVLINEQGAELTSVKDTDGLEYIWQADPAFWKRHAPILFPIVGRLKDNQYTYAGHTYEMTQHGFARDNQFEVESQLPTKVSLVLRPTEETLAKYPFKFELRIIYELVDHQLNVSLNVINPSQDTLLFSIGAHPGFNIPLVKGEGNFEDSFIRVAPKKSYVQIPLKPPYSDPNDPQAIDLTKPLPLNHELFNSDAIVLSLDRQETTVMLANAQNDHGVSLTVENAPYVGIWSPYPKKAPFACIEPWWGLADTVNADGKLEDKFAINQLAGRHAFAGRYSISFF; via the coding sequence ATGATTACCTTGAAAAATCAGTATTTGACCGTGCTCATCAACGAGCAGGGTGCCGAACTCACCTCCGTGAAAGATACTGACGGATTAGAATATATTTGGCAGGCGGATCCAGCATTTTGGAAACGGCATGCGCCAATTCTGTTCCCGATCGTCGGTCGACTTAAGGACAACCAATACACCTATGCTGGCCATACTTATGAAATGACCCAACACGGGTTTGCCCGGGACAATCAGTTTGAAGTTGAATCCCAATTACCAACCAAAGTCTCACTGGTTTTGCGGCCCACTGAGGAAACGTTGGCCAAATATCCGTTTAAATTCGAACTGCGAATCATTTACGAACTGGTCGATCATCAATTGAATGTGAGTCTAAACGTCATCAATCCAAGTCAAGACACACTGTTATTTTCAATTGGAGCTCATCCCGGCTTTAACATTCCTTTGGTCAAAGGGGAAGGTAACTTCGAGGATTCCTTTATTCGGGTAGCACCAAAGAAGTCATACGTTCAAATCCCCTTAAAACCGCCGTATAGCGATCCAAACGATCCCCAGGCAATTGACCTGACCAAGCCGCTGCCGTTGAACCACGAGCTGTTTAACAGCGATGCCATCGTTTTGAGCCTTGATCGCCAGGAAACGACTGTGATGCTGGCCAATGCCCAAAATGATCATGGTGTTTCACTCACGGTTGAGAATGCACCATATGTCGGTATCTGGTCACCGTACCCAAAAAAAGCCCCATTTGCCTGCATTGAACCGTGGTGGGGACTGGCTGATACAGTGAATGCCGACGGCAAGCTGGAAGATAAATTTGCGATTAATCAGTTGGCTGGCCGCCACGCCTTTGCCGGCCGATATTCAATCAGTTTCTTCTAA
- the xerC gene encoding tyrosine recombinase XerC: MAESDEDQKNIQWFLKYLQSDRHYSTDTIQAYQQAIAEFTRFLAEIPSERKPLTQVDSFDVEAFLSDLYERKYARNSIAQKVSALKSFYAFLVKNTVIANNPFEYVHLKSNHRRLPRFLYQNEMRALFQGARQNPNHQLGLRDTAVLETLYATGIRVSECAGIQLNDIDLDNRTILVTGKGNKQRYVPFGEYAQEAIETYLSDARSPIMAKYHQDHPFLFVNHYGRPLTSRGIEYLMDQIVKQSSLTTKIHPHMLRHTFATEMLNNGADMRSVQELLGHSSLSTTQIYTHVTKSHLMNDYKKYFPRNNDSLKSN; the protein is encoded by the coding sequence ATGGCTGAATCAGATGAAGATCAAAAAAATATTCAATGGTTTCTGAAGTATTTACAGAGTGACCGTCACTATTCTACTGATACCATCCAGGCTTATCAGCAGGCCATTGCCGAATTCACCCGCTTTCTGGCCGAAATTCCCAGTGAACGCAAACCATTGACCCAAGTGGACTCGTTTGATGTTGAAGCATTTTTGAGCGATCTTTACGAGCGAAAGTACGCCAGGAATTCCATCGCCCAAAAGGTGTCGGCATTAAAGTCGTTCTATGCTTTCCTGGTGAAGAATACTGTGATCGCCAACAATCCATTCGAATATGTCCACTTGAAGAGCAATCATCGGCGTTTGCCCAGATTTTTGTATCAAAATGAGATGCGGGCGCTTTTTCAGGGAGCCAGACAAAATCCCAATCACCAACTGGGATTGCGCGATACGGCTGTTCTGGAAACTTTATATGCGACTGGCATTCGGGTCAGCGAGTGCGCCGGAATTCAGCTCAATGACATCGATTTGGACAACCGAACCATCTTAGTCACTGGGAAGGGCAACAAGCAAAGATACGTGCCCTTTGGGGAATATGCTCAAGAGGCGATTGAAACTTATCTCAGCGACGCCAGAAGCCCAATCATGGCCAAGTACCATCAAGACCATCCATTTTTATTTGTGAATCATTACGGCCGACCGCTGACAAGTCGGGGCATCGAATATCTGATGGATCAAATCGTCAAACAAAGTAGTCTGACGACGAAGATTCATCCCCACATGCTGCGACACACGTTTGCGACCGAAATGCTCAATAATGGTGCCGATATGCGGTCGGTTCAAGAGTTGCTGGGACACAGCAGCCTGTCGACAACTCAAATCTACACACACGTTACCAAATCACATTTAATGAATGATTATAAAAAGTATTTTCCTCGAAATAATGATTCATTAAAATCAAACTAA
- a CDS encoding putative DNA-binding protein, with protein MELEKNNYINSLFEFYEPLLTKKQANYIELYYADDYSLGEIAGEYNVSRQAVYDNIRRSEKILQQYEDKLNLYHSFVDRNDKLDHIQAYIQKKYPHDDKLNSMIKNLETTEEQ; from the coding sequence ATGGAACTGGAAAAAAATAACTACATCAATTCTTTGTTTGAATTTTACGAGCCACTGCTCACCAAAAAGCAGGCCAACTATATTGAACTGTATTATGCTGACGACTACTCGCTGGGGGAAATTGCCGGTGAATATAACGTCAGTCGGCAGGCCGTCTATGATAATATTCGCCGTTCCGAGAAGATTCTTCAGCAATATGAAGACAAGCTGAATTTGTATCACAGCTTTGTTGACCGGAACGACAAACTAGACCACATTCAAGCTTATATTCAAAAAAAATATCCACACGATGACAAACTGAATTCAATGATCAAAAATTTGGAAACAACCGAAGAACAATAA
- the hslV gene encoding ATP-dependent protease subunit HslV, whose protein sequence is MPIKFEATTIVAVRHNGHLAMAGDGQVTMGEKVIMKGTAHKVRLIYDNQVVVGFAGSVADAFNLEERFEKKLNQFDGDLKRSAVELAQEWRGDQQLQKLEALLIVMNDKDLLLVSGQGEVIEPDDDILAIGSGGNFALAAATAMKHHAQDMSAREIAEAAIHIAGNIDIFTNQNVISEEL, encoded by the coding sequence ATGCCAATCAAATTTGAAGCAACTACTATCGTCGCTGTTCGCCACAATGGCCATCTCGCAATGGCTGGAGACGGTCAGGTTACCATGGGTGAAAAAGTCATTATGAAGGGAACCGCCCACAAAGTTCGTCTGATTTATGACAACCAAGTCGTTGTCGGCTTTGCCGGAAGTGTCGCTGACGCCTTTAACCTCGAAGAACGATTTGAGAAGAAATTAAACCAGTTTGACGGTGACCTGAAACGTTCCGCCGTTGAACTGGCCCAAGAGTGGCGTGGCGACCAACAGTTACAGAAGCTCGAGGCTTTGTTAATCGTGATGAACGACAAAGATTTATTGCTGGTATCCGGTCAAGGTGAAGTGATCGAACCGGACGATGATATTTTAGCAATTGGTTCCGGCGGTAACTTTGCCTTAGCTGCGGCAACTGCCATGAAACATCATGCCCAAGACATGAGCGCCAGAGAAATTGCTGAAGCCGCCATTCACATTGCCGGCAACATCGATATTTTCACGAATCAAAACGTGATTTCTGAAGAATTATAG
- the rpsP gene encoding 30S ribosomal protein S16: MSVKIRLKRMGSKKRPYYRIVVADSRSPRDGRFIENVGTYSPLTQPAKITLEEESIMNWLNNGAQPSDTVRNILSDAGIMKKYHEAKYSKK, encoded by the coding sequence ATGTCAGTTAAGATTCGTTTAAAGCGCATGGGTTCAAAGAAGCGCCCATATTACCGTATCGTTGTTGCCGATTCACGTAGTCCTCGTGATGGTCGTTTCATCGAAAACGTTGGTACTTACAGTCCATTAACTCAGCCTGCCAAGATTACTCTTGAAGAAGAGTCAATCATGAACTGGTTGAACAATGGTGCCCAACCATCTGATACTGTTCGTAACATCTTATCAGATGCCGGTATTATGAAGAAATATCACGAAGCTAAATACTCAAAAAAGTAA
- the ftsY gene encoding signal recognition particle-docking protein FtsY, which yields MGLFDIFKRRSKKDDEKKPTESTEQTEPKPEAPAKDDQSAATSNQTTTDVEESAKATKRPADEPAEKTEEQPTEQPEESNGQQTTKQPDDAQKPAPTVSEPNSSAEQESSTEESHMPAEPEKSAESPEPAESATDSNTQQYEKGLEKSRSSFGQKLNALLANFRHVDESFFDDLEDMLIESDVGFETSMRIADELRDEVKLQNAKKPKDVQNVIVKKLIDMYDQAGNGENSAINMAKSGPTVIMFVGVNGVGKTTTIGKMAKMYKDQGKKVVLAAADTFRAGAIEQLNVWAERDGVDIVKGKAKSDPASVVYDAVVKARKEDYDILMVDTAGRLQNKVNLMNELSKMKKILTREIPEAPHEVLLVLDATTGQNAMTQAKMFKETTDVSGIVLTKLDGTARGGIVLAIRSELHLPVKYVGLGEQVGDLKPFDPNDFVYGLFKGLISE from the coding sequence TTGGGACTTTTTGATATATTTAAACGTCGTTCCAAAAAAGACGATGAAAAAAAGCCGACTGAATCAACTGAACAAACCGAACCCAAACCAGAAGCACCTGCCAAAGACGACCAAAGCGCCGCCACTTCAAATCAAACAACCACAGATGTTGAAGAGTCCGCCAAAGCCACTAAGAGGCCGGCTGATGAACCAGCTGAAAAGACCGAAGAACAACCGACAGAACAGCCTGAAGAATCAAATGGCCAACAAACCACAAAGCAGCCGGACGATGCTCAAAAACCAGCACCAACTGTTAGTGAACCAAATTCATCGGCTGAGCAGGAATCTTCGACAGAAGAGTCGCATATGCCAGCTGAGCCTGAAAAATCAGCTGAAAGTCCAGAACCGGCAGAATCAGCCACAGATTCAAATACTCAGCAATACGAAAAAGGATTGGAAAAGTCGCGGTCCTCGTTTGGTCAAAAACTGAATGCCCTTTTAGCAAACTTCCGTCACGTTGATGAATCATTTTTTGACGACTTGGAAGACATGCTGATTGAATCCGACGTCGGTTTTGAAACCTCGATGCGAATTGCCGATGAGTTGCGCGATGAAGTCAAGCTGCAAAATGCCAAGAAGCCCAAAGATGTTCAAAACGTAATCGTTAAAAAATTGATTGACATGTACGATCAAGCCGGCAATGGTGAAAATTCGGCCATTAACATGGCAAAATCCGGTCCGACAGTTATCATGTTTGTCGGTGTCAACGGGGTTGGTAAGACAACCACGATTGGTAAGATGGCTAAGATGTATAAAGACCAAGGCAAAAAGGTCGTTTTAGCCGCTGCCGATACCTTTAGAGCCGGCGCAATTGAACAACTCAATGTTTGGGCAGAACGAGATGGTGTGGATATCGTCAAAGGCAAAGCGAAAAGTGATCCGGCATCTGTGGTCTACGATGCGGTTGTTAAAGCCAGAAAAGAAGACTATGACATCTTAATGGTTGATACCGCCGGTCGGCTGCAGAATAAGGTCAACCTCATGAACGAATTAAGTAAAATGAAGAAAATTCTAACTCGTGAGATTCCTGAAGCCCCACACGAAGTCTTGCTGGTACTTGACGCCACCACCGGCCAAAATGCCATGACTCAAGCCAAAATGTTTAAGGAAACCACTGATGTTTCCGGAATTGTTTTGACCAAGCTTGACGGCACAGCTCGTGGTGGGATTGTCCTCGCTATTCGCAGTGAATTACATCTGCCGGTCAAGTACGTTGGTTTAGGTGAGCAGGTCGGCGATTTGAAGCCGTTTGATCCAAACGACTTTGTTTACGGTTTATTCAAAGGCCTCATTTCCGAATAG